One genomic window of Paramormyrops kingsleyae isolate MSU_618 chromosome 22, PKINGS_0.4, whole genome shotgun sequence includes the following:
- the LOC111849183 gene encoding RING finger protein 222, whose product MGLPQGQADEQDLLDIECPVCYELFTGAERTLSCGHVFCHDCLVKTLVVGNGGGSQITRQNIICPVCRHMTFVIKGQPFVETGKTADDGQTLEVPVIHPIRAASNCFGTQGPTEYGAAHPTQSTIGMALQQMRFALSTCSGRQLSNYDSQIFIISNQGRPMSEQDTFSTASTIVSEQDQLQRRQARICTTARCLVLLLSLFSLLALVAATLPWVLLG is encoded by the coding sequence ATGGGACTACCTCAGGGCCAAGCCGACGAACAGGACTTGCTGGATATCGAGTGTCCCGTGTGCTACGAGCTCTTCACGGGCGCGGAGAGGACTCTCAGCTGCGGGCACGTTTTCTGCCACGACTGCTTGGTCAAGACCCTGGTCGTCGGGAACGGCGGCGGCAGCCAGATCACTAGACAGAACATAATTTGTCCCGTCTGCAGACACATGACTTTCGTTATTAAAGGACAACCGTTTGTGGAGACCGGCAAGACTGCAGACGATGGACAGACCCTTGAAGTGCCTGTGATCCATCCAATCAGGGCTGCATCCAATTGTTTTGGTACTCAGGGTCCCACTGAGTACGGGGCAGCGCATCCCACGCAGTCAACCATCGGAATGGCTCTGCAACAAATGAGATTTGCTTTAAGCACTTGCTCCGGGCGGCAATTAAGCAACTATGACTCTCAGATTTTTATTATAAGTAACCAGGGACGACCGATGAGTGAGCAGGATACATTTAGTACGGCTTCGACCATTGTCAGTGAACAGGATCAGCTACAACGCCGTCAAGCGCGGATCTGCACCACCGCACGCTGTCTCGTGCTATTGCTGTCACTTTTCAGTCTGTTGGCGTTGGTTGCCGCCACACTTCCTTGGGTGTTATTGGGATAA
- the LOC111849184 gene encoding nuclear distribution protein nudE-like 1-B, whose amino-acid sequence METETKPKFSSKDEEIDYWKSLSLKYKKSYQDAQEELLEFQEGSRELEAELEAQLGQAENRIRDLQTENQRLKGEVETLKEKLEQQYAQSYKQISMLEDDLGQTRGIKEQLHKYVRELEQANDDLERAKRATIVSLEDFEQRLNQAIERNAFLESELDEKESLLVSVQRLKDEARDLRQELAVRERNTDVTRMSAPSSPTLDIDKMDSAVQASLSLPATPVGKNIENAFASSKALSNGFSNSPLTPSARISALNIVSDLLRKVGALESKLAAYRNFTKDQAARKAYGTGNGSLFNSNATKFSHSLHTTYFDKATVNGLDSGSLTAITSAPRTSSPPGLLPLSV is encoded by the exons ATGGAAACAGAGACGAAACCAAAATTCTCCTCGAAAGATGAGGAAATCGATTACTGGAAGTCGCTCTCGCTGAAGTACAAGAAAAG TTATCAGGATGCCCAGGAGGAGCTCCTGGAGTTCCAGGAAGGCAGCCGGGAGCTGGAGGCCGAGCTGGAGGCCCAGCTGGGGCAGGCAGAGAACCGCATCCGGGACCTGCAGACGGAGAACCAGAGGCTGAAGGGCGAGGTGGAGACCCTGAAG GAGAAGCTGGAGCAGCAGTACGCCCAGAGCTACAAGCAGATCTCCATGCTGGAAGACGACCTGGGCCAGACTCGAGGCATCAAGGAGCAGCTTCATAAATACGTGCGGGAGCTGGAGCAGGCCAACGACGACCTGGAGAGAGCCAAGAG ggcaACGATCGTGTCCCTCGAAGACTTTGAGCAGCGCCTGAACCAGGCCATCGAGAGGAACGCGTTTCTGGAGAGTGAGCTTGACGAGAAGGAGTCCCTCCTGGTGTCAGTGCAGAGGTTGAAGGATGAAGCCAGAG ACCTGCGACAGGAGCTCGCTGTGCGGGAGAGGAACACAGACGTCACCAGGATGTCTGCGCCCAGCTCGCCCACCCTGGACATCGATAAGATGGACTCCGCCGTACAGGCGTCTCTGTCTCTGCCAGCCACGCCCGTGGGCAAGAACATCGAAAATGCCTTCGCCAGCTCTAAAG CGCTCTCCAACGGCTTCAGCAACTCCCCACTGACACCGTCGGCACGGATCTCCGCCCTCAATATCGTCAGTGACCTCCTGAGGAAAGTGGGG GCCCTGGAGTCCAAGCTGGCCGCTTACAGGAACTTCACCAAGGACCAAGCGGCGCGGAAGGCGTACGGCACCGGCAACGGCAGCCTATTCAACAGCAACGCCACCAAGTTCTCCCATTCGCTCCATACCACCTACTTCGACAAAGC GACGGTGAACGGGCTGGACTCTGGGTCCCTGACTGCCATCACCTCCGCCCCGAGGACCTCGTCCCCCCCTGGGCTTCTGCCGCTCAGCGTCTGA